The Drosophila biarmipes strain raj3 chromosome X, RU_DBia_V1.1, whole genome shotgun sequence genome includes the window TTGGGCCTTTGTGCGATTCTGATCCTATTGCAACAAATGGCACAAAGGCTCTGCCGCCACGGAGTGATGGATAATGGTGCTAGTGATGGTTCTGTCAATCAGCCGGCGATGTGTGCCATATATATTGACAGAGACATCGGTGTCATAGATCTACggcctgattgccgttacacAAGTCCAGAATTTGGGTCACGCCAAATTGGCTGCTTTGAGATTGAATGAAAGAGAGCAAACTGGctgaagatatttttaaaatattttcccagaataggttgttttttttagaaccTGAAAACCACATATTAAGTCATTGCAATAGACTGTCAATCAGTTTCAATGGCATCAAACTGATTAGTGATGATGGAACTGTTTGTATTACATATAAAGCGTTGACTAATCTACTAGAagcattttgaattttttttttgttagcgATTACCATGCCAGACATAAATAGAATACCTTACTATGAATCATAGTTTAGTTGATAATAAGAGattaaaatatgaattcaTTGAGGaacaaaataaagattttttattggtttaaaGTGGAATTTAGACTTTTTAATCAAATATAATCAACAGACAAATAATTATACCATTAACTATATGAACTTACAGTCCAAATTTCAtatgtttaatatattttctgccCTGTAAACTGGCTCTTTAAAGCGTGTCATATCATATAATACCTGACCACGCCAGCTCGACGAGAAAAAACCCCCTTTCGAGGGGCTGGGCTTAACATTAGCGGCTCGTTGGCGAAAATGCTGGCAAACCCCCTTGTTAGATCCCCCGAACTGCCGGGCTCCTATGTGTGTTTACCTTTCTCAAAGCGCAGGCTCGCTGTTTCCCtaccacccagccacccaccgaCCTGACCCACCCACCCTTTACGTCCGGTCGACCTGGTCGACACCCTTGACAAACATGCAGAAAAAAGTtacagaaaaatataatattcttCCCTTcctatacaaaaaaaaatttaattttaattttttcagattttccTGACTTTATGAAAGCAAAAACAACCCAAAGTCGATATATGGAGTCCGATATTAAAGACCCATTTAATATTCTCAATattcagaaaaaatattctaatagaataaaatttttttctccCCATACAACAAAAtcttattaaagaatttttttagaCCCATTTAATATTCACAATTTCATGGGGCTATTCTTTGTGAAAGTGCATGTCCCTTTGTAGGTTTTTTCCCTTATTTTGGGGGcaggtttatttttttaattgcttggAAGGGAGCACGTCACGCGAATGCTGAAACTATATAATATGACCAAAAAGGAAGTGGAAACCGCAATCAGAGAGTACGGCCTGGGTTTATAAAGTTATTCCAGCACGGTGACGAGGGGGAAGGTggaaagtaaaaagtaaaatggGCGGAAGCGGGAGGGCAGTGCAATTAACCCCTGGGGGCAACTGCAGTTTCCGtgggtgagtgtgtgtggctgTGCGCCCATTTGCCTTTGTGCCCGTGTCCCCAAAAAGGGGCTAAAATATGGATAATTTATTCCAAATTGCAGCGACACTGGCGAGAGAGATGGAAATTCAATTGCGAATTGCGAAATATGCGGAAAACGGCCCCTTAGCGCCACTAAACACCAGTGCCAGCGGAGCCAAAGCAGCGGTCCAAAGCAGCGGTCCAAAGCAGCGGTCCAAAGCGTCTAAATTTAGATCGATATTCCCCGTCCGCCGGTGTTCGCTTTTTATAGACTTTAAGTAAATGGATTCGCAAGCGGCGGCGCTAAATTTAGTATTACCAAAAGCAAACAGTCAACAATCTGGGGTACACAAAACATCAGGTTACATTTCCAATCGATCCAAAAACGTGCCAGATGCCCCATTAGCAGCATTTTCATGCTCGAGGGTCGCTGGATGAGCTTTATAAACCTCGAGTTTCCTGCGGGCCAAGTGccttgtttctttttttgtgttttcggCATATTTGCAAATCTTTCATCTGAACTGAAGAGAGATATATTTGCCAATGCCCCAGTGAGCAGACCAAATTGATAATTCGGTGAATGGTCGAGGGCATTTTCATTTGGCCTTCACAAGCACTGGTTACGCCACGAGTTTCCAGGAAATGTGAAGCATTCATTGGCAAACATTCAGTTCAATTAGCCACACGAGCGCAAGTTCCTGACGTTTGCTAGGCTCTTGATTATGTTTTCGCTTCCATAACTTGTTGAAAATTATACGCAAACACAGAAAAAAGATTGAATCACTATAAATAATGTTAATTTAGTTGAAATTACTTAATACTCTATTTGGTCCCTTGGTATTTCCCTTGAAAAAACCTAAATCAATCACAATCGAACCTTAATGACAAAAGACACCTTCATTACGCCTGTCATGGGACTCATCAAAAGTGGGCCCTCCTCCGCGCTTCTCAAAAAGCTTTCGTGGACAAGCCAAGTCAGTGAACTGAAGGTCTTTTCAGTGGTTCTTCGCCCAGGGCCTCCAGCTCGTCGGGGTCGGCACAACATTTCCACGATTCCTGAACACCGAAATGATAGATGGTCTCATGGAAATAATGCTCGCCCGGATTGATGAAGATGCGTGGAAAGTCCGGCTGATTAACAGCATCCGGATAGTTGAGGAGTTGCAAACTGAAGCCACCATGCTGCCAATAGCGGGTGCACCTTTTACCCAAAATCGGTTCCTCACCAAGTGGCTCCTGCGGGAAATTATTGGCCGTGGAGAATTTCACACTCGGCTGGTTGCTGAAAATCTCCATGAAGCGTCCCGATTCCGGATGCAGAAACCTGCCCACATAACGTGTAATATTCGAATCGAACTCCTTATCGAGGGCATAGCACACATCGTACCCCTTCACCGGTCTCTCCACGAACTGACGCACTCGATCGCCCATAAAAACCGGTAATCGAATGTCATATACGGAATCATGAACGCTCTTGAACCTCCCCGTGGGAATTCCATCACCACCAGAAGTATCCATCGTTTCCATAGCTTCAATATTGATTTGATGATCGAATATGCCCTTGATCCCAGTCGTCTGACCAGctaaattaaagtaaatgtGATTGGATATGTTCACCGGCGTGGTCTGGTTCGTGGTGCCTTCGATGCGTATGAAGAAGCGATTGTCATCGTCGATGGTGAAGTGAATGAGTATGCTAAGGGTGCCGGGGAAACCCTCGTGTCCGTCCTGCGAGACGTGCCGCAGAGTAACACCATCCGGTCGCTTCATATACAGATCCCAGATGACCTGATCGAAGCCCACAAAGCCACCGTTTATCTGGTGTTTCTGGCCCAGATTTTTGGACACAATCACCCGTCGTTCGTCCATGATGAACTCCCCGTTTCCCACCACATCCGTCACCCTGCCAAGTGTGCATCCGAACTTGTAGTTCCTGTACTTCACATAACCGGCTATGTCGTCGAAGCCGAGCACCACGTCCGACAACTGGTGATAGGCATCCGGGACCTGGATGCCCTGGATGGTGGCGCCCAGTTGGATGACGGACACGGACAAGCGGTTGGTGTTGGTGATCGTATAGCGACGAACCACCTGGGCCCGCTTGGTGAACGGATTGGTGGCAATCCCAAAAATGTCCTCCACAACCTTGACCATAATTTGGGGCAGTAGTttttaatttggaatttagttaaaatgttgtttgtcAAAGTTTTGCGTTCTACGTTGTGGAAGTctgattgaaaatattattataataggGAATCAAGATATTGGGGGTGCCGCCAAGTCACTCTGGGTTTAAAggctttaaaaacatatttaaggtgtgttatgtaaatatatttaataataataatattagatataaataatattaaaaatctcCGTTTAAAATGTAGTGTTGCATTCTTTTAGACACTTAAGTCAGGGGTGTCCCAAAAATTACAATGCTTGGGTATATAGAAGTAggcaacaatattttttaatctaaaaagtaaaagaaattaatttagaaatatCAGTCATTGCTTACTTTTAAACActgtaaattaattaaaaatcaattgaaGATGTCTTAAAGTATGCATTGAATTTATTGTTGCACACATATAGACACTTAAGTCAGGGCTGCcacatattttcaaaatcaattgtAAATGTTATGGTTTGGTATCAAAAAACAATTATCCTTTAGCCATTGCATACTCTTAGACactataaataacatttaaatgagtgtcaaaACCCTGGCCATTTCTGTGAAACGGAACTATTAAATGCAAGCTAATGCAAAATTAattgatatttaattaaagGAAGTTTATTATTCCATTCTTGATTCACCCGACCCAGTTCGTTTGGCCTGAACTTGAACCAAATTGCAATTACTCTGTCAAAAAGCGCAAAAGTTACAAAATCAATCTGGCATTTAAAAGCGCAAAGCCAAAGAAAGATAATA containing:
- the LOC108023991 gene encoding galactose mutarotase, whose product is MVKVVEDIFGIATNPFTKRAQVVRRYTITNTNRLSVSVIQLGATIQGIQVPDAYHQLSDVVLGFDDIAGYVKYRNYKFGCTLGRVTDVVGNGEFIMDERRVIVSKNLGQKHQINGGFVGFDQVIWDLYMKRPDGVTLRHVSQDGHEGFPGTLSILIHFTIDDDNRFFIRIEGTTNQTTPVNISNHIYFNLAGQTTGIKGIFDHQINIEAMETMDTSGGDGIPTGRFKSVHDSVYDIRLPVFMGDRVRQFVERPVKGYDVCYALDKEFDSNITRYVGRFLHPESGRFMEIFSNQPSVKFSTANNFPQEPLGEEPILGKRCTRYWQHGGFSLQLLNYPDAVNQPDFPRIFINPGEHYFHETIYHFGVQESWKCCADPDELEALGEEPLKRPSVH